A single region of the Paramicrobacterium fandaimingii genome encodes:
- a CDS encoding MarR family winged helix-turn-helix transcriptional regulator, whose amino-acid sequence MSSTSPGHGQSGTVTSGRIEAALVEWRLTSQTAHALLAIDPNEAPPSMGVMADQIYCNAPNLTFIAKQLETRGYVSRMKDPDEKRSNVLRLTSAGEHARAAVVQATLAVTPFADCDDDDLRDLALLFTRVNARL is encoded by the coding sequence ATGTCGAGCACCTCACCCGGTCACGGCCAGTCGGGGACAGTCACGAGCGGACGGATCGAGGCAGCCCTGGTCGAATGGCGCCTGACCTCTCAGACGGCGCACGCGCTGTTGGCGATCGACCCCAATGAGGCACCTCCGTCCATGGGCGTGATGGCAGATCAGATCTATTGCAATGCGCCGAATCTGACCTTCATCGCCAAACAGCTCGAGACTCGGGGGTACGTCAGCCGAATGAAAGATCCGGACGAAAAGCGATCGAATGTGCTTCGCCTCACCTCGGCGGGTGAGCACGCTCGCGCCGCGGTCGTACAGGCGACGCTCGCAGTCACGCCCTTCGCGGACTGCGATGACGACGACCTTCGCGATCTCGCTCTGCTATTCACGCGCGTCAATGCGCGACTCTGA
- a CDS encoding carboxylesterase/lipase family protein — translation MTSTPSTAETNAPEPDEGFVVQTTAGAVRGAQLGPHQVAFLGIPYAEAPIGDRRFAIPVAHEPWDGVRDATRYGATPLRDYMAGITLIPEPAYPGDETLTVNVFTPTTNPETPLPVLVWIHGGGFITGSPSSSWYETGSFPRDGVIVVSVSYRLGLDGFGVIDGAEGNRAVHDWMLALHWVRDNIRAFGGDPDRVTIGGQSAGGTAVLTLLSMPSAQPLFARAIVESPGVSTGDRSEVAASTAEVAKLLGIAATRAHFIDVPEREVFAAQQTAQRHDMTLTWLRRLMQGGSSMPWTPVVDGDLVPHAIGDALAQRIGADKPLLIGANAHETDALLLKASAALDLIPRGLALRAVGLGREAREYGRLTPGRTRRMLGSTASDAVFRFTAARALAAKSGVVFAYDFRLPSAKDGLTGHCMELPFVWDCLDGENVEASTGMGPPQKIADEMHAAWVQFIADGTAPWPEFDAEGERLGWRIDGTPRVERIFDRELRLVDIEKRAL, via the coding sequence ATGACCTCGACGCCGAGCACAGCGGAAACGAACGCACCTGAGCCTGACGAAGGGTTCGTCGTGCAGACCACTGCCGGGGCGGTGCGCGGAGCCCAGCTCGGCCCGCATCAGGTTGCCTTTCTCGGCATCCCGTATGCTGAGGCGCCGATCGGGGATCGGCGTTTCGCAATTCCGGTCGCCCACGAACCGTGGGACGGAGTGCGTGACGCCACCCGCTACGGAGCAACGCCTCTGCGCGATTACATGGCGGGAATCACGCTCATTCCCGAGCCTGCCTACCCCGGAGATGAGACTCTCACCGTCAACGTGTTCACCCCGACCACCAATCCCGAGACGCCGTTGCCCGTGCTCGTGTGGATTCACGGTGGCGGGTTCATAACGGGCTCACCATCATCGTCGTGGTACGAAACGGGGTCGTTCCCGCGCGACGGGGTCATCGTCGTGTCGGTGTCGTACCGCCTGGGACTCGACGGCTTCGGCGTGATCGACGGTGCGGAGGGAAACCGTGCTGTTCACGACTGGATGCTGGCGCTGCACTGGGTTCGTGACAACATCCGTGCATTCGGCGGCGATCCCGACCGCGTGACGATCGGCGGCCAGAGCGCCGGCGGCACAGCCGTTCTGACCCTGCTGTCGATGCCCAGTGCACAGCCGCTGTTCGCCCGAGCGATCGTTGAGTCTCCCGGAGTCAGCACGGGTGATCGCTCTGAGGTCGCGGCATCAACGGCCGAGGTTGCAAAGCTCTTGGGGATCGCGGCGACCCGAGCGCACTTCATCGACGTGCCTGAGCGTGAGGTGTTCGCTGCGCAGCAGACGGCGCAACGGCATGACATGACTCTGACATGGCTGCGGCGGCTTATGCAGGGCGGAAGCTCGATGCCGTGGACGCCGGTTGTCGATGGCGATCTGGTACCCCACGCGATAGGCGATGCGCTTGCGCAGAGGATCGGGGCAGACAAGCCGCTTCTGATCGGCGCAAATGCCCATGAAACCGATGCGCTGCTGCTGAAGGCCTCCGCCGCCCTCGATCTGATTCCTCGCGGCCTCGCCTTGCGCGCGGTTGGCCTCGGCCGCGAGGCTCGTGAATACGGTCGGCTCACTCCAGGTCGCACACGGCGCATGCTGGGAAGCACGGCAAGCGACGCGGTGTTTCGCTTCACAGCCGCTCGCGCTCTCGCCGCGAAATCCGGCGTCGTCTTCGCCTATGACTTCCGGCTTCCCTCGGCGAAGGATGGGCTGACCGGGCACTGCATGGAGCTGCCGTTTGTGTGGGACTGCCTCGATGGCGAGAACGTCGAGGCGAGCACAGGGATGGGCCCGCCGCAGAAGATCGCCGATGAGATGCACGCCGCCTGGGTGCAGTTCATCGCCGACGGCACGGCGCCCTGGCCCGAGTTCGACGCGGAAGGCGAACGCCTCGGATGGCGCATTGACGGCACACCGCGCGTCGAGCGCATCTTCGATCGCGAGCTGAGGCTCGTCGACATCGAGAAGCGCGCACTTTAG
- a CDS encoding TetR/AcrR family transcriptional regulator, protein MARPRGVDDAVILRAAVQVMGRLGPSGFTLAAVAREIGLVPGTLAQRFGSKHGLLLALADRSEKDASEIAGRVRQSHDSALGALAALTVESAAQMATPESFANHLAFLCMDLGDPQLYERALAIHRTQKRAIEELLTEAASTGELRAGTDAAALARTVQATTVGAGLTWALEREGTLELRLRRELDVALSPHVPRRHNHDLEE, encoded by the coding sequence GTGGCACGTCCCCGAGGGGTCGATGATGCGGTGATCTTGCGTGCGGCGGTGCAGGTCATGGGTCGGCTGGGTCCCTCGGGTTTCACGTTGGCCGCCGTGGCGCGCGAGATCGGGTTGGTGCCCGGAACCCTTGCGCAACGATTCGGTTCCAAGCATGGTCTGCTTCTGGCACTCGCCGACCGGTCCGAGAAGGACGCGAGCGAGATAGCTGGGCGCGTGCGTCAGTCGCACGACTCGGCGCTCGGGGCCTTGGCGGCGCTGACGGTGGAGTCGGCGGCCCAGATGGCCACGCCGGAGAGCTTCGCCAATCATCTGGCGTTCTTGTGCATGGATCTTGGCGATCCGCAGCTCTACGAGCGTGCGCTGGCCATTCACCGTACTCAGAAGCGGGCGATCGAGGAATTGCTGACGGAGGCGGCTAGTACTGGCGAGCTCCGCGCCGGAACCGATGCTGCGGCCTTGGCCCGCACCGTACAAGCAACCACCGTCGGTGCGGGCCTGACCTGGGCACTCGAACGCGAAGGCACCCTCGAACTGCGGCTCCGGCGAGAGCTCGACGTAGCGCTGTCCCCTCACGTCCCACGCCGACACAACCACGACCTGGAGGAATGA
- a CDS encoding DUF1992 domain-containing protein: MNDQRKGTNPKHAAPDKAEGSGSVGGPPQWNTEEERWSAVETAIELARRRGEFDNLPGAGKPLEGIDKPRDPDWWIKQKIESEGLTGFAPPVFQLRKEHERLEATLDELPSESRVREYLADFNKRVREARRQLHGGPPVVTPTRDIDAEVVAWTARRTERASSVASTELAESTRQARRLRWWRWKSGS; encoded by the coding sequence ATGAACGACCAGCGCAAGGGCACGAACCCGAAGCACGCGGCACCCGACAAGGCCGAGGGATCGGGCAGCGTCGGTGGACCTCCCCAGTGGAACACAGAGGAAGAGCGTTGGAGCGCCGTCGAGACAGCGATTGAGCTGGCCAGGCGTCGCGGTGAGTTCGACAATCTGCCCGGAGCGGGTAAGCCGCTCGAGGGGATCGACAAGCCGCGCGACCCCGACTGGTGGATCAAGCAGAAGATCGAATCCGAGGGGCTGACCGGGTTCGCGCCGCCCGTGTTTCAACTGCGCAAAGAGCACGAGCGACTCGAAGCGACACTCGACGAACTTCCCTCAGAGTCCCGGGTGCGGGAGTACCTCGCCGATTTCAACAAGCGGGTGCGCGAAGCACGGCGTCAGCTGCACGGCGGCCCGCCTGTCGTCACACCGACCCGAGACATCGACGCAGAGGTCGTTGCGTGGACGGCGAGACGCACGGAACGCGCCTCAAGCGTGGCATCCACTGAGTTAGCCGAATCGACAAGGCAGGCGCGGCGTCTTCGCTGGTGGCGATGGAAGAGCGGTAGCTAA
- a CDS encoding ATP-binding protein codes for MNVAEILGQAYKPRVIDKALHRSLDAAGAVVVEGARATGKTMTALHASHSYVFVDDADAQRTLEIAPRSILTGQSPRLLDEWQVAPELWNLVRRAVDATTEPGQFILTGSAVPNDDITRHTGAGRFIRLRQRTMSWWEKLGSTRSLVSLAELFEGGRPSTDTTKQTDLEEVIDNLLRPGFPAMTALGLEQSADRLVAYVDEVARADITRLAAIRHEPEVIKQLITALARSVASDVTFKTLAADVRVVAPMINAETISTYVELLERLFIVEPQNAWAPSLRSRARVRTTPKLHLVDPSLAAAALGAGAQHLSTDLVTLGMLFESAVVHDLMVLASEINGQVHHYRDSYGSEIDAIITLRDGRWGAVEVKLGGGQMLTGVESLRHAIDQIDTDIVGEPAFRLVVTGTGPTLTADDGTVITSLSNLAP; via the coding sequence ATGAATGTCGCCGAAATTCTCGGGCAAGCGTACAAGCCACGCGTCATTGATAAAGCCCTTCATCGCTCCTTAGATGCTGCGGGCGCAGTAGTTGTCGAAGGGGCTCGCGCAACCGGCAAGACAATGACGGCTCTCCATGCGTCGCACTCCTACGTCTTCGTGGACGATGCCGATGCACAACGTACCTTGGAAATTGCGCCGCGTTCAATTCTCACGGGACAATCTCCACGCCTACTCGACGAATGGCAGGTGGCTCCAGAGCTCTGGAATCTTGTACGTCGAGCTGTGGATGCAACAACTGAGCCAGGACAATTTATTCTGACAGGGTCAGCAGTTCCCAACGATGACATCACCCGACATACAGGTGCGGGAAGGTTTATCCGCCTGCGGCAACGAACCATGTCGTGGTGGGAGAAGCTCGGCAGTACTCGATCACTTGTGAGCCTCGCGGAGTTATTCGAAGGCGGGCGGCCGTCGACGGACACCACCAAGCAAACAGACCTCGAGGAGGTCATCGACAACCTCCTCCGCCCAGGCTTTCCCGCGATGACCGCTTTGGGGCTGGAGCAGTCTGCCGACCGACTCGTTGCCTACGTCGATGAGGTAGCTCGCGCAGACATTACTCGGCTCGCCGCGATCCGGCACGAACCCGAGGTGATCAAACAACTCATTACGGCATTAGCACGGTCAGTTGCCTCCGACGTCACATTCAAGACTCTCGCTGCAGATGTGAGAGTCGTCGCTCCGATGATCAACGCCGAGACAATCAGCACTTACGTTGAACTCCTGGAGCGGCTCTTTATCGTTGAGCCGCAAAATGCCTGGGCTCCGAGCCTCCGGTCACGAGCTCGGGTGAGAACCACCCCGAAACTCCACTTGGTTGACCCGTCGCTAGCCGCGGCCGCCCTGGGAGCGGGAGCACAGCACCTAAGCACAGATCTGGTGACACTCGGAATGCTCTTCGAAAGTGCGGTGGTCCACGACCTCATGGTTCTCGCATCCGAGATCAACGGGCAGGTACACCATTACCGAGACTCCTATGGATCAGAAATTGACGCCATCATCACACTTCGCGACGGCCGATGGGGCGCGGTCGAAGTGAAACTCGGCGGAGGTCAGATGCTGACTGGCGTCGAGTCGCTGCGGCATGCCATCGATCAAATCGACACTGACATCGTGGGTGAGCCAGCATTTCGATTGGTTGTGACTGGCACGGGACCGACTCTCACGGCGGATGACGGCACTGTGATCACGTCTCTGAGCAACCTTGCACCGTAA